In Gemmata obscuriglobus, a single genomic region encodes these proteins:
- the queG gene encoding tRNA epoxyqueuosine(34) reductase QueG encodes MGDIEERLKAEAARLGFALSGIAPATDADGFGRFAVWLDRGFAGEMSYLPKLRAERQHPRSVLDDVRSVLMVGLEYSGVRSAEFGIRSENETQEKGETSSTNSPSAVPHSEFRTPHFGRVAAYAAGPDYHRYIWDRLNALAAWLEEQVPGSRTEAVADTAPLLERDFARRAGLGWVGKNTMLINTRRGSFFFLGAILTTLELAPDPPATSSHCGTCTRCLEACPTGAFTEPYVLDARKCISYLTVELRSEIPVELREPMGHWLYGCDVCQDVCPWNRNAGERTVAFPHDPELAWLDPIELLGLDADAFRKRFKKTSLFRNRRPGLLRNAAIVLGNIGDSRAVPALEQALTDSEETIREAAAWALAQICLRSGG; translated from the coding sequence ATGGGTGACATCGAAGAGCGTCTGAAGGCCGAGGCCGCGCGGCTGGGGTTCGCACTGTCGGGCATCGCCCCCGCGACCGACGCCGACGGCTTCGGGCGGTTCGCGGTGTGGCTCGACCGCGGGTTCGCCGGCGAAATGAGCTACCTGCCCAAGTTGCGGGCGGAGCGACAGCACCCGCGGAGCGTGCTGGACGACGTGCGCAGCGTGTTGATGGTGGGTCTCGAATATAGTGGAGTGCGGAGTGCGGAATTCGGAATTCGGAGTGAAAACGAAACCCAAGAGAAAGGCGAAACGAGCAGCACGAATTCCCCTTCTGCTGTTCCGCATTCCGAATTCCGCACTCCGCATTTCGGAAGGGTCGCCGCCTACGCCGCCGGACCGGACTATCACCGTTACATCTGGGACCGGCTCAACGCCCTCGCGGCGTGGCTCGAAGAGCAGGTGCCCGGATCGCGCACCGAAGCGGTCGCCGACACCGCCCCCCTTCTCGAACGCGACTTCGCCCGGCGCGCTGGGTTGGGGTGGGTCGGCAAGAACACGATGCTCATTAACACCCGCCGCGGGAGCTTCTTCTTCCTCGGCGCGATTCTCACGACCCTCGAACTGGCACCCGACCCGCCTGCTACCTCTTCGCACTGCGGAACCTGTACCCGGTGCCTTGAGGCGTGCCCGACCGGCGCGTTCACCGAGCCCTACGTCCTCGACGCGCGCAAGTGCATCAGCTATTTGACCGTCGAGCTGCGGTCGGAAATTCCGGTCGAACTCCGCGAGCCGATGGGGCACTGGCTGTACGGCTGCGACGTGTGCCAGGACGTGTGCCCCTGGAACCGGAACGCGGGCGAGCGGACCGTTGCGTTCCCGCACGACCCGGAACTGGCCTGGCTCGACCCGATTGAACTCCTTGGGCTCGACGCCGACGCCTTTCGCAAGCGCTTCAAGAAAACGTCCCTGTTTCGCAACCGCCGGCCCGGTCTCCTGCGGAACGCCGCCATCGTTTTAGGTAACATCGGCGACTCGCGGGCCGTTCCGGCGCTGGAGCAGGCGCTCACCGATTCCGAAGAAACGATCCGCGAAGCCGCCGCGTGGGCGCTCGCGCAAATTTGCCTACGGTCAGGCGGGTGA
- the mqnE gene encoding aminofutalosine synthase MqnE, with translation MTTTAARLADIRDKVHSGTRLTFDDGLFLDRNADPFTLGELANFVREKKNGNVTYYNVNQHLNPTNVCVYRCAFCSFRADLKSPSGFVMTDEQILQRAREASAQGATELHIVGGLHHLLPYEWYLNIIRSIHREFPDLHLKAWTAVEWDWFERITKRPTKELLAEMKEAGLGSLPGGGAEIFHPEVRSKLCDYKADADQWLRVHREWHELGGKSNATMLYGHIETAEHRLDHMLRLRELQDVTGGFQTFIPLAFHPTNNPLGKDIPKPSGLMDLKVMALARLMLDNFPHIKAYWQMLTVKVAQVAQSYGADDIDGTVVHETIYHAAGSDSPQELTVRELRRLIEEAGRVPVERDTLYNEVVRQAPAEKKWATGRKLVPLN, from the coding sequence ATGACCACGACCGCAGCCCGGCTCGCCGACATTCGCGACAAGGTCCATTCGGGCACGCGACTCACGTTCGACGACGGACTGTTCCTCGACCGGAACGCGGACCCGTTCACCCTCGGCGAACTGGCCAACTTCGTCCGCGAGAAGAAGAACGGCAACGTCACGTATTACAACGTGAACCAGCACCTGAACCCGACCAACGTGTGCGTCTACCGGTGCGCGTTCTGCTCGTTCCGGGCCGACCTGAAGTCGCCGTCCGGCTTCGTGATGACCGACGAGCAGATCCTCCAGCGCGCCCGCGAGGCGAGCGCCCAGGGGGCTACCGAGTTGCACATCGTCGGCGGGCTGCACCACCTGCTGCCGTACGAGTGGTACCTCAACATCATCCGCAGCATCCACCGCGAGTTCCCGGACCTGCACCTGAAGGCGTGGACGGCGGTGGAGTGGGACTGGTTCGAGCGCATCACGAAGCGCCCCACGAAGGAGCTGCTCGCGGAGATGAAGGAGGCGGGCCTCGGCTCGCTCCCCGGCGGCGGGGCGGAGATCTTCCACCCCGAGGTGCGCTCGAAGCTCTGCGACTATAAGGCCGACGCGGACCAGTGGCTGCGGGTCCACCGCGAGTGGCACGAGCTGGGCGGGAAGTCGAACGCCACGATGCTCTACGGGCACATCGAGACCGCGGAGCACCGCCTCGACCACATGCTCCGGCTGCGCGAGCTTCAGGACGTGACGGGCGGCTTCCAGACGTTCATCCCGCTGGCCTTCCACCCGACGAACAACCCGCTCGGCAAGGACATCCCGAAGCCCAGCGGGCTGATGGACCTGAAGGTGATGGCGCTGGCGCGGCTGATGCTGGACAACTTCCCGCATATCAAGGCGTACTGGCAGATGCTGACGGTGAAGGTGGCGCAGGTGGCGCAGAGCTACGGGGCGGACGACATCGACGGTACGGTGGTCCACGAGACGATTTACCACGCCGCCGGGAGCGATTCGCCGCAGGAGCTGACGGTCCGCGAGTTGCGGCGGCTGATCGAGGAGGCGGGCCGCGTGCCGGTCGAGCGCGACACGCTGTACAACGAGGTGGTGCGCCAGGCGCCCGCCGAGAAGAAATGGGCCACGGGGCGGAAGCTCGTTCCGTTAAACTGA
- a CDS encoding TIGR03000 domain-containing protein, translating to MRKLLLAAVLAGGGLVGAAGTADAQYRHHRPHQPVVSSVTWPSANPPGWYTSTYKHQWFYPWYAYYDFSYGPYANWAASGGYAGYSYHGPAGYYNYPLSGHTSGDAAPAAPSTPAEQKDAPKADPGTAAAEVAVTLPADAKLLFNGAPAAGTGAVRTFRTPELQKGVSYRYELTAEVARDGRTERVTETVVVRAGETAQVTLAPTGIATAGAK from the coding sequence ATGCGCAAGTTGCTACTGGCGGCGGTGCTCGCGGGCGGTGGGCTGGTGGGTGCGGCGGGCACTGCGGACGCGCAGTACCGCCACCACCGGCCCCACCAGCCGGTGGTCAGCTCGGTGACGTGGCCGTCGGCGAACCCGCCGGGCTGGTACACCAGCACGTACAAGCACCAGTGGTTCTACCCGTGGTACGCGTACTACGACTTCAGCTACGGCCCGTACGCAAACTGGGCCGCGAGCGGCGGGTACGCCGGGTACTCGTACCACGGCCCGGCCGGGTACTACAACTACCCGCTCAGCGGGCACACGAGCGGCGACGCCGCGCCGGCCGCGCCGAGCACACCGGCCGAACAGAAGGACGCGCCGAAGGCCGACCCCGGGACGGCAGCGGCGGAGGTGGCGGTGACCCTGCCGGCCGACGCGAAGCTGCTGTTCAACGGCGCCCCGGCGGCCGGGACCGGCGCGGTCCGGACGTTCCGCACGCCGGAACTCCAGAAGGGCGTAAGCTACCGGTACGAACTCACCGCGGAGGTGGCCCGCGACGGGCGCACCGAGCGCGTCACTGAGACGGTGGTGGTGCGGGCGGGTGAAACCGCACAGGTGACCCTCGCGCCGACCGGCATCGCGACCGCCGGCGCGAAGTGA
- a CDS encoding type II toxin-antitoxin system PemK/MazF family toxin — protein MTAPVRGEVWMLDLSPVRGHEQQGTRPALILSVDAFNSSKAELVVVLPVTSKKKYALPTHIPLDPPEGGLTMPSVVLCDQVRAVSKDRLIRRLGAV, from the coding sequence ATGACGGCCCCGGTCCGCGGAGAGGTGTGGATGCTCGACCTGTCCCCGGTGCGGGGGCACGAGCAGCAGGGCACGCGGCCGGCGCTGATCTTGAGCGTGGACGCCTTCAACAGCAGCAAGGCGGAACTGGTCGTGGTCCTGCCGGTCACGTCGAAGAAGAAGTACGCCCTCCCGACCCACATTCCGCTTGACCCGCCGGAAGGCGGGCTGACGATGCCGAGCGTGGTTCTGTGCGATCAGGTGCGCGCGGTCAGCAAGGACCGGCTCATCCGCCGGCTGGGCGCCGTCTAA
- a CDS encoding NADP-dependent isocitrate dehydrogenase — MAKIKVKNPVVEMDGDEMTRIIWQKIREKLILPYLDIDLKYFDLGIEYRDQTDDKVTFESAEATKQYGVAVKCATITPDEARVKEFNLKRMYPSPNGTIRNILNGTIFREPIVCSNVPRLVKHWDKPVVVARHGFGDQYKASEILFPGAGTVKLTYTPADGGPPVEKEVFKAPSGGVTLAMYNLDDSIRGFARACFNYGLNRDYAVYLSTKNTILKVYDGRFKNLFQEVFDAEFKSQFEAKKLTYEHRLIDDMVAANLKWNGGYLWACKNYDGDVQSDTVAQGYGSLGLMTSVLTTPDGKTVEAEAAHGTVTRHYREHQKGRPTSTNPIASIYAWTRGLIYRGKMDGTPDVVTFAETVEKVCVDLVEGGKMTKDLALLIGDKTPYLTTEEYLDAVDAELKSRMA, encoded by the coding sequence GTGGCCAAGATCAAGGTGAAGAACCCCGTCGTCGAGATGGACGGCGACGAGATGACCCGCATCATCTGGCAGAAGATCCGCGAGAAGCTCATCCTCCCGTACCTCGACATCGACCTCAAATACTTCGACCTCGGGATCGAGTACCGCGACCAGACCGACGACAAGGTCACGTTCGAGAGCGCCGAGGCCACCAAGCAGTACGGCGTCGCGGTGAAGTGCGCCACCATCACGCCGGACGAGGCCCGCGTCAAGGAGTTCAACCTCAAGCGGATGTACCCGTCGCCCAACGGCACCATCCGGAACATCCTCAACGGCACCATCTTCCGCGAGCCCATCGTGTGCTCGAACGTGCCCCGTCTGGTGAAGCACTGGGACAAGCCGGTCGTGGTCGCCCGCCACGGGTTCGGCGACCAGTACAAGGCGAGCGAGATCCTGTTCCCGGGCGCCGGCACGGTGAAGCTCACCTACACCCCCGCCGACGGCGGCCCGCCGGTCGAGAAGGAGGTGTTCAAGGCGCCGAGCGGCGGCGTCACGCTCGCGATGTACAACCTCGACGACAGCATCCGCGGGTTCGCGCGGGCGTGCTTCAACTACGGGCTGAACCGCGACTACGCCGTGTACCTCAGCACCAAGAACACCATCCTGAAGGTCTACGACGGCCGGTTCAAGAACCTGTTCCAGGAGGTGTTCGACGCCGAGTTCAAGTCGCAGTTCGAGGCGAAGAAACTCACCTACGAGCACCGGCTGATCGACGACATGGTGGCCGCGAACCTGAAGTGGAACGGCGGCTACCTGTGGGCGTGCAAGAACTACGACGGGGACGTGCAGAGTGACACCGTCGCGCAGGGGTACGGCTCGCTCGGGCTGATGACCTCGGTGCTGACGACGCCGGACGGCAAGACGGTCGAGGCCGAAGCGGCGCACGGCACGGTGACGCGGCACTACCGCGAACACCAGAAGGGGCGGCCGACCAGCACGAACCCGATCGCGAGCATCTACGCCTGGACCCGCGGGCTGATCTACCGGGGCAAGATGGACGGCACGCCGGACGTCGTGACGTTCGCCGAGACGGTCGAGAAGGTGTGCGTCGATCTGGTCGAGGGCGGGAAGATGACCAAGGACCTCGCCCTCCTGATCGGGGACAAGACGCCGTACCTCACCACTGAAGAGTACCTCGACGCCGTGGACGCCGAACTGAAGTCGCGGATGGCGTGA
- a CDS encoding ATP-dependent DNA ligase produces MKAFADLYAALDETTRTAEKTAAMARYFAAAPPADAAWAVYFLSGRKPRQAVPSKRLRLWARELAGVPEWLFDDCYHHVGDVAETIALLLPPAAAASTRPLADWVENRLLPLRAMDEPDQRAAAVAAWDELDERQRFVWNKLITGEFRVGVSQLLVVRALAQVSGLPTDTVSHRLMGAWEPTPAFYTALVAPDSGDADVSRPYPFFLAHPLEGKPAALGSPDEWQAEWKWDGIRAQVVRRGGRSFVWSRGEELVTDRYPELAALAAALPDGTVIDGEILPWKRQEGVTGEPAGGSPEFGGTVLPFGELQKRIGRKTLSKKLLEDVPAVLMAYDLVEEAGADLRERPLSERRARLEALAARAPHPALRLSPRLAFDSWESLATERRGSRARGVEGMMLKRRAAPYRVGRVRGDWWKWKVEPFAVDAVLIYAQSGHGKRSGLYTDYTFGVWDGGALVPFAKAYSGLTDAEIRKVDAFVRANTLEKFGPVRTVKPELVFELGFEGIQASSRHKSGVAVRFPRMLRWRTDKKPEEADTLDRVKGLLNVPAEGGA; encoded by the coding sequence GTGAAAGCGTTCGCCGACCTGTACGCGGCGCTGGACGAGACCACCCGCACCGCCGAGAAGACCGCGGCGATGGCCCGCTACTTCGCCGCCGCGCCGCCGGCCGACGCCGCGTGGGCGGTCTACTTCCTTAGCGGTCGTAAGCCGCGGCAGGCCGTGCCGTCGAAGCGGTTGCGGCTGTGGGCGCGGGAACTCGCCGGCGTGCCCGAGTGGCTGTTTGACGACTGCTACCACCACGTCGGCGATGTGGCCGAAACGATCGCACTACTACTGCCGCCCGCTGCCGCCGCGAGTACCCGACCGCTGGCCGACTGGGTCGAGAACCGGCTGCTGCCGCTCCGCGCCATGGACGAACCGGACCAGCGCGCAGCGGCGGTGGCGGCGTGGGACGAGTTGGACGAGCGGCAGCGGTTCGTGTGGAACAAGCTCATCACGGGCGAGTTCCGCGTCGGGGTGTCGCAACTGCTGGTGGTGCGGGCGCTGGCGCAGGTGAGCGGGCTCCCGACCGACACCGTGTCGCACCGGCTCATGGGCGCGTGGGAACCGACGCCCGCCTTCTACACCGCCCTAGTGGCGCCCGACTCGGGCGACGCCGACGTGAGCCGCCCGTACCCGTTCTTCCTCGCGCACCCGCTCGAAGGTAAGCCGGCCGCGCTCGGTTCGCCGGACGAGTGGCAGGCCGAGTGGAAGTGGGACGGCATCCGCGCGCAAGTGGTGCGCCGCGGGGGCCGATCGTTCGTGTGGTCCCGGGGCGAGGAGTTGGTCACCGACCGTTACCCTGAACTGGCGGCGCTCGCCGCGGCGCTGCCGGACGGCACCGTGATCGACGGCGAAATCCTGCCGTGGAAGAGGCAGGAGGGGGTCACGGGGGAACCCGCGGGGGGTTCCCCCGAATTCGGAGGCACAGTGCTCCCGTTCGGCGAGCTGCAAAAGCGCATCGGCCGCAAGACGCTCTCAAAGAAGTTGCTTGAAGACGTGCCCGCAGTGCTCATGGCCTACGACCTCGTGGAGGAGGCCGGGGCGGATCTGCGCGAGCGCCCGCTCTCGGAGCGCCGCGCACGGCTCGAGGCGCTCGCGGCCCGCGCCCCGCACCCCGCGCTGCGGTTGTCCCCGCGGCTGGCGTTCGACTCGTGGGAATCGCTCGCGACCGAGCGCCGGGGCAGTCGGGCGCGGGGCGTCGAGGGGATGATGCTGAAGCGCCGCGCGGCCCCGTACCGCGTGGGGCGGGTGCGCGGCGACTGGTGGAAGTGGAAGGTCGAGCCGTTCGCGGTGGACGCGGTGCTCATCTACGCCCAGTCCGGGCACGGCAAGCGGAGCGGCCTCTACACCGACTACACGTTCGGCGTGTGGGACGGCGGGGCGCTGGTGCCGTTTGCCAAGGCGTACAGCGGGCTGACCGACGCCGAGATCCGCAAGGTGGACGCGTTCGTCCGCGCCAACACGCTGGAGAAGTTCGGCCCGGTCCGCACGGTCAAGCCGGAACTCGTATTCGAGCTGGGGTTCGAGGGCATTCAGGCGTCGTCGCGGCACAAGAGCGGGGTGGCGGTGCGGTTCCCGCGGATGCTCCGCTGGCGGACGGACAAGAAGCCGGAAGAGGCGGACACGCTCGACCGCGTCAAGGGACTGCTGAACGTGCCGGCGGAGGGCGGGGCGTGA
- a CDS encoding ADP-ribosylglycohydrolase family protein, translating to MTTLDRYRGCLLGLAAGDALGTTLEFEQPGSFEPLTDMVGGGPFNLKPGEWTDDTSMALCLAESLVTRQDFDPVHQLETYCRWWLDGHLSVKGRCFDIGNATRGALALFKRNPHPFCGDPSPNAAGNGSLMRLAPVPLAFARDAEKAIHLAGESSRTTHAAAECVEACRYFAGLLLAAVSGMPKAQILNNNHEPALAHFLRSPLTGKVAQIAGGSFAVKEPPQIRGSGYVIHTLEAALWAFHGTDTFRDGALKVVNLGEDADTTGAVYGQIAGAYYGADGIPAEWRAKLAMRDLIEQRAAELHQMGLE from the coding sequence ATGACAACTCTCGACCGCTACCGCGGCTGCCTGCTCGGGCTGGCCGCCGGTGACGCGCTCGGCACCACTCTGGAGTTCGAGCAGCCCGGCTCGTTCGAGCCGCTAACCGACATGGTCGGCGGCGGCCCATTCAACCTGAAACCGGGCGAGTGGACCGACGACACCTCAATGGCCCTGTGCTTGGCAGAAAGCCTCGTCACGCGGCAGGATTTCGACCCGGTTCACCAGCTCGAAACGTACTGCCGGTGGTGGCTCGACGGGCACCTGAGCGTCAAGGGGCGGTGCTTCGACATCGGGAACGCGACTCGCGGCGCGCTGGCGCTGTTCAAGCGTAACCCGCACCCGTTTTGTGGCGATCCCAGCCCGAACGCGGCTGGGAACGGGTCGCTGATGCGGCTGGCGCCGGTGCCGCTGGCGTTCGCCCGCGATGCCGAGAAGGCGATTCACCTCGCCGGAGAGAGTTCGCGCACCACACACGCTGCTGCCGAGTGCGTCGAGGCGTGCCGCTACTTCGCGGGCCTGCTGCTCGCGGCCGTCAGCGGGATGCCGAAGGCACAGATCCTGAACAACAACCACGAGCCGGCGCTGGCGCACTTCCTCCGCAGCCCGCTGACGGGCAAGGTCGCGCAGATCGCCGGCGGGTCGTTCGCGGTGAAGGAGCCGCCGCAGATCCGCGGCAGCGGGTACGTGATTCATACACTCGAGGCGGCGCTGTGGGCGTTCCACGGCACCGACACCTTCCGCGACGGCGCGCTGAAGGTGGTGAACCTCGGCGAGGACGCGGACACAACGGGCGCCGTGTACGGGCAGATCGCGGGCGCATACTACGGCGCCGACGGCATCCCGGCGGAGTGGCGTGCGAAGCTGGCGATGCGCGACCTGATCGAGCAGCGGGCCGCCGAACTGCACCAAATGGGGCTGGAGTGA
- a CDS encoding glycosyltransferase, with product MRLLFVKDSLSWPRSSGHDVHCFHMMQALTRLGHEVGLLTAADPLPEAVAGLPLSFQRTFPKRGEPADGPVPNYRWLQRKFQGYWGIDENRVRCVGQSALDMGADGVVVVGLNVLPYLGAVKGKLRVWYAADEWAWHHTSQVRLFQRHTWGEFKQALVKGLYERAYRSMLDRVWVVTNADRRAMRLVAGVRGIDVVPNGVDAEHFKPQDVPQRERSCTFWGRLDFGPNVQALEWFCGKVWPRVRAAHPDATFTVYGFSPTPAVRALVGRDGIELIPDLPDLRPAVASHQVVVFPFVSGGGIKNKFLEAAAMGKPIVCSSVALNGLRSPSESGTRLAKSPEDWAGALSELWSDAGKRAAAGTAARAWVVRHHSWDTAARTASEGLEQSLAVLKK from the coding sequence ATGCGCTTGCTGTTCGTTAAAGACTCGCTCTCCTGGCCGCGGTCGAGCGGGCACGACGTTCACTGCTTCCACATGATGCAGGCGCTCACCCGCCTGGGCCACGAAGTCGGCCTCCTCACCGCGGCCGATCCACTTCCCGAAGCGGTCGCGGGGCTCCCGCTCAGCTTCCAGCGCACGTTCCCCAAGCGGGGCGAACCGGCGGACGGGCCAGTACCCAATTACCGCTGGCTCCAGCGCAAGTTCCAGGGCTACTGGGGCATCGACGAGAACCGCGTGCGGTGCGTCGGGCAGTCCGCGCTCGACATGGGCGCCGACGGCGTGGTCGTGGTGGGGCTGAACGTCCTTCCCTACCTGGGAGCGGTGAAGGGGAAGCTCCGGGTGTGGTACGCGGCCGACGAGTGGGCCTGGCACCACACCTCTCAGGTGCGGCTGTTCCAGCGCCACACGTGGGGCGAGTTCAAGCAGGCCCTCGTTAAGGGACTGTACGAGCGCGCGTACCGCTCCATGCTGGACCGCGTGTGGGTGGTCACCAACGCCGACCGCCGCGCGATGCGGTTGGTCGCGGGCGTGCGTGGTATCGATGTGGTCCCCAACGGCGTGGACGCCGAACACTTCAAGCCGCAGGACGTGCCGCAGCGCGAGCGGAGCTGCACCTTCTGGGGGCGGCTCGATTTCGGCCCCAACGTGCAGGCGCTCGAGTGGTTCTGCGGGAAGGTGTGGCCGCGGGTCCGCGCCGCCCACCCCGACGCAACGTTCACCGTCTACGGCTTCAGCCCCACCCCGGCGGTGCGGGCGCTCGTGGGGCGCGACGGCATCGAACTCATTCCCGATTTGCCGGATTTACGCCCCGCGGTGGCGTCGCATCAGGTCGTGGTGTTCCCGTTCGTGAGCGGCGGGGGCATCAAGAACAAGTTCCTCGAAGCCGCCGCGATGGGCAAGCCCATCGTCTGCTCGTCGGTCGCGCTGAACGGCCTCCGCAGCCCGTCCGAGAGCGGCACGCGACTCGCCAAATCGCCGGAAGACTGGGCCGGCGCGCTAAGCGAGCTGTGGTCCGATGCCGGGAAGCGCGCCGCGGCGGGCACGGCCGCCCGCGCGTGGGTGGTCCGGCACCACAGTTGGGACACGGCCGCCCGGACCGCGTCTGAAGGATTGGAACAGTCGCTCGCCGTACTGAAGAAGTAA
- a CDS encoding DUF1501 domain-containing protein gives MPATHPTRRDFFRTTAAGAVGLTLAASASGGSRPPLAIGKAKSCIFINMVGGPAHLDTFDPKPNAPSDVRGPFSPIQTKVPGLHLSELFPKLAAVSDKFALVRSMHHDAPPVHESGFQLLNTGRLFRDGPEWPSAGAVVSRLTHRSSTVIADAAQIDTGIAVSHGQGRGWIENAWAPDVDIFEWPSSLGEKLNYATKLIEIGWLFATVNMYSTVFDAPSWDCHADGGSLRTTLADVRNIVAPSFDTAVAQLLTDLEERGLLESTLVVATGEFGRTPKLNSNGGRDHWAGCWTALVAGGGVKGGQVIGASDATGCEPAERPVTPQELVSTVFHALGVPHNATIPGPDGTSVNVYPGTPVAELF, from the coding sequence ATGCCAGCCACGCACCCCACCCGCCGCGACTTCTTCCGCACCACCGCCGCCGGAGCCGTCGGGTTGACCCTCGCAGCGAGCGCCTCGGGGGGCTCACGCCCCCCGCTCGCCATCGGAAAAGCGAAGTCGTGCATCTTCATCAACATGGTGGGCGGACCGGCGCACCTCGACACCTTCGACCCCAAGCCGAACGCGCCTTCTGATGTGCGCGGGCCGTTCAGCCCGATTCAAACGAAGGTGCCGGGTCTGCACCTGAGCGAACTGTTCCCGAAGCTTGCCGCGGTCAGCGATAAGTTCGCGCTGGTGCGGTCGATGCACCACGACGCCCCGCCGGTCCACGAGAGCGGGTTCCAGTTGCTGAACACCGGCCGGCTGTTCCGCGACGGCCCCGAGTGGCCGAGCGCCGGCGCGGTGGTTTCGCGCCTGACGCACCGCTCGTCCACTGTGATTGCCGACGCCGCCCAGATCGACACCGGAATCGCCGTCTCTCACGGGCAGGGGCGAGGATGGATCGAAAACGCCTGGGCGCCCGACGTCGATATTTTCGAATGGCCGTCGAGTCTCGGCGAGAAGTTGAACTACGCCACGAAGTTGATCGAAATCGGCTGGCTGTTCGCGACGGTCAACATGTACTCCACCGTCTTTGATGCCCCTTCCTGGGACTGCCACGCGGACGGCGGATCACTCCGCACCACGCTCGCGGACGTGCGCAACATCGTTGCCCCGAGCTTCGACACCGCCGTTGCGCAACTCCTCACCGACCTCGAAGAGCGCGGCCTGCTCGAATCGACACTCGTAGTGGCGACAGGTGAATTCGGGCGCACCCCGAAGCTCAACTCGAACGGCGGGCGCGACCACTGGGCCGGGTGCTGGACCGCGCTCGTCGCCGGCGGCGGGGTGAAAGGCGGTCAGGTGATCGGCGCCTCCGACGCCACCGGCTGCGAACCCGCGGAGCGGCCCGTCACGCCGCAAGAACTCGTCAGCACCGTCTTCCATGCGCTCGGCGTTCCTCACAACGCCACGATCCCCGGGCCGGACGGCACATCGGTGAACGTGTACCCGGGCACGCCGGTCGCGGAACTGTTCTGA
- a CDS encoding ligase-associated DNA damage response exonuclease: MSEDLISLTDDGLYCPAGGFHIDPWNPVPRAVVTHAHTDHARWGCGHYLAAAPGSHLLHTRLGATADIATVPYGQPTEHNGVHVSFHPAGHVLGSAQVRVEYRGEVWVVTGDYKLDPDPTCQPFEPLRCHTFITESTFGLPIYRWETPDVLFGGVNAWWAANKAAGKCSIVYAYALGKSQRVMAGVDPSIGPIFTHGAVEKVTRAYRESGVLLPPTVPVSEVTTGRGKAKPWAGALVLAPPSAAGSPWARKFEPASEAVASGWARVRGARRRKAVDRGFVLSDHADWPGLLTAVRESGASRVLATHGFAAELARYLREGGLDAGVIATRYGDEEEGSDSGKQEVEG; this comes from the coding sequence GTGTCTGAAGATCTGATTTCACTCACCGACGACGGGTTGTACTGCCCGGCCGGCGGGTTCCACATCGACCCGTGGAACCCGGTGCCGCGGGCGGTGGTCACCCACGCCCACACCGATCATGCCCGCTGGGGGTGCGGCCATTATTTGGCCGCCGCGCCCGGTTCGCACCTGCTCCACACCCGCCTGGGCGCGACGGCCGACATCGCAACCGTGCCGTACGGCCAGCCGACTGAGCACAATGGGGTTCACGTCTCCTTTCACCCCGCCGGACACGTTCTCGGTTCGGCACAGGTGCGGGTGGAGTACCGCGGCGAAGTGTGGGTCGTCACCGGCGACTACAAACTCGACCCGGACCCGACCTGTCAGCCGTTCGAGCCGCTCCGCTGCCACACGTTCATCACCGAATCGACGTTCGGCCTGCCCATTTACCGCTGGGAAACCCCTGATGTGCTGTTCGGCGGTGTGAACGCCTGGTGGGCGGCGAACAAAGCGGCCGGCAAGTGCAGCATCGTGTACGCGTACGCGCTCGGGAAGTCACAACGGGTCATGGCCGGTGTCGATCCGTCTATCGGCCCGATCTTCACGCACGGCGCGGTCGAGAAGGTGACCCGCGCGTACCGCGAGAGTGGGGTGTTGCTCCCGCCCACGGTGCCGGTGAGCGAGGTGACCACCGGACGGGGGAAAGCGAAACCGTGGGCCGGCGCGCTGGTGCTCGCGCCGCCGTCGGCGGCCGGTTCGCCCTGGGCGCGCAAGTTCGAGCCCGCGTCCGAGGCGGTGGCGAGCGGCTGGGCGCGGGTCCGCGGGGCGCGGCGGCGCAAGGCCGTGGACCGCGGGTTCGTGCTATCCGATCACGCCGACTGGCCCGGCCTCCTGACGGCGGTGCGCGAGTCCGGCGCGTCCCGGGTTCTGGCGACGCACGGGTTCGCGGCCGAACTGGCTCGTTACTTGCGCGAGGGCGGGCTCGACGCCGGGGTGATCGCCACGCGCTACGGCGACGAAGAAGAGGGCAGCGATTCGGGTAAGCAGGAGGTAGAAGGGTGA